The window GCATCCTGCCAGCGATCACTGGCGGACTTGGCAAAATCCGGTTACCGGCGGGTACCCAAAGACTGTCCGGCGCAATACGCTCACCGGCATGACGGACTCGCAGGCCCCCGACGCCCCCCTCCGCACCGCACCGCAGCCCACCAACCCGGTCGCCCCGGCCCCGGCCGGTGCCCGCACCGCGGCCGATGTGGTGACCCCCGACCTGGTCGCCAGGCTGACCCGCGGAGTGATCGGATCCGGTCGCACCGCCAACCACACCCCCTTCACCGGGGACCGGCTGGCCGAGCTTCCCGAGGCCACCCCCGAGGACGTGGCCGAGGCCTTCGACCGGGCCCGCGCCGCCCAGCCCGCCTGGGCGGCGGTGCCCGTACGCCAACGGGCCGCGGTCCTGCTGCGCTTCCACGACCTGGTCCTCGCCCGGCAGGCCGAGGTCCTCGACCTGATCCAGCTGGAGACCGGCAAGGCCCGTCTGCACGCCCACGAGGAGGTCCAGGCGGTCGCCGTCTCGGCCCGTCACTACGGCCGCAGGGCCCCCGCGTACCTGCGCCCCAAGGGCCACGCGGGCGCCATGCCCACCCTCACCAAGGTCACCGAGCTGCGCCAGCCGCGCGGGGTCGTCGGCCAGATCGCCCCCTGGAACTACCCCCTCGAACTGTCGGTCGGGGACGCCCTGCCCGCCTTCGTCTCCGGCAACGCGCTCGTCATGAAGCCCGACACCGAGACGGCGCTCACCGCCCTGTGGGCCCGTGACCTGCTGATCGAGGCCGGACTGCCCGCCGAGGTCTTCCAGATAGTGCTCGGCGAGGGCCCCGTCGTAGGCCCCGAGGTGGTCCGGCACGCGGACTACGTCTCCTTCACCGGCTCCACCCGGACCGGCCGCGAGGTCGCCCGCGGCGCCGCCGACCGCCTCGTCGGGGTCTCCCTCGAACTCGGCGGCAAGAACGCCATGCTCGTGCTGCACGACGCCGACATCGAGAAGGCCGCCGCCGGCGCCGTCCGGGCCTGCTTCTCCTCCGCCGGCCAGCTCTGCATCTCGATCGAGCGGCTCTACGTCCACGCCTCGATCGCCGACGCGTTCGTCGAGCGGTTCGCCGCCCGTACGAAGGCCATGCGGCTCGGCGCCTCCCTCGCGTACGGCGCGGACATGGGCTCCCTGGTCGGCGAGCGGCAGCTGGAGACCGTACAGCGGCACGTGGACGAAGCCGTGGCCAAGGGCGCCACCCTCGTCGCCGGCGGCACCGCCCGCCCCGACATCGGCCCGCTCTTCTACGAGCCCACCATCCTCGACGGCGTCGAGGCGCCCATGGCGGTGTGCGGTGAGGAGACCTTCGGCCCGGTCGTCTCGATCTACCGCTTCACCGACGAGGACGCCGCGATCGCCGAGGCCAACGCCACCGCCTACGGCCTGAACTCCAGCGTCTGGACCAAGGACTCCCGCCGCGGCCACGCCGTCGCCGCCCGCCTACGCACCGGCACCGTCAACATCAACGAGGGCTACGCCCCCGCCTAC is drawn from Streptomyces sp. NBC_01232 and contains these coding sequences:
- a CDS encoding succinic semialdehyde dehydrogenase, whose product is MTDSQAPDAPLRTAPQPTNPVAPAPAGARTAADVVTPDLVARLTRGVIGSGRTANHTPFTGDRLAELPEATPEDVAEAFDRARAAQPAWAAVPVRQRAAVLLRFHDLVLARQAEVLDLIQLETGKARLHAHEEVQAVAVSARHYGRRAPAYLRPKGHAGAMPTLTKVTELRQPRGVVGQIAPWNYPLELSVGDALPAFVSGNALVMKPDTETALTALWARDLLIEAGLPAEVFQIVLGEGPVVGPEVVRHADYVSFTGSTRTGREVARGAADRLVGVSLELGGKNAMLVLHDADIEKAAAGAVRACFSSAGQLCISIERLYVHASIADAFVERFAARTKAMRLGASLAYGADMGSLVGERQLETVQRHVDEAVAKGATLVAGGTARPDIGPLFYEPTILDGVEAPMAVCGEETFGPVVSIYRFTDEDAAIAEANATAYGLNSSVWTKDSRRGHAVAARLRTGTVNINEGYAPAYGSAQAPMGGMKDSGLGRRHGSEGILKYTEAQTVAHQRLLPMAPSLGMDDEKYAAFMSRSLKVMKVLRFR